The following proteins come from a genomic window of Astatotilapia calliptera chromosome 11, fAstCal1.2, whole genome shotgun sequence:
- the tpbg gene encoding trophoblast glycoprotein: MSSTLCDSDCGGTRGRLRKSGVMFLLFLLAIVPSGHGCPEECLCSSQTVKCQNKDLDRIPHFIPNNTKILFVSGNSISRISGDSFPTRLELLTELHLSGNELEYVDTMAFNNLPNLVWLDLSNNTLQHFSESAFPSDNKLQHLNLSRSLHNHSTTDELLNFLHSRNLVQLTVLDLSNNDLVILPSDIFTGLSSLVSLSLQNSSIINIHNGTLRVPPLRDLDLRNNSLKDLSSIMMAEFSLKPDLRIQLAGNPWHCNCFIEDTLMWLKNSTQVVDVQNLTCTNPKDLRRQPLLQLEKYELKCSMEMKGVLGTSYVFLGLVLALIGVIFLLVLYLNRKGIKRWMYNIRDACRDHMEGYHYRYEINSDPRLANLSINSDV; this comes from the coding sequence ATGTCAAGCACGTTGTGCGATAGTGACTGCGGAGGCACGCGAGGGAGACTCCGAAAGTCCGGCGTGATGTTTTTACTTTTCCTCCTCGCGATCGTGCCGTCCGGTCACGGGTGCCCGGAGGAATGCTTGTGCTCCTCACAAACTGTGAAATGCCAAAACAAGGACTTGGACAGGATCCCGCATTTCATACCAAACAACACCAAAATTCTATTTGTGTCAGGAAACAGCATTTCCCGTATTAGTGGGGACTCCTTCCCAACCCGCCTGGAGCTATTAACAGAGCTCCATCTCAGTGGGAATGAGCTGGAGTATGTGGATACAATGGCATTTAACAACTTGCCAAACCTTGTGTGGCTGGACTTGAGCAACAACACACTCCAGCATTTCAGTGAAAGTGCTTTCCCCAGTGACAATAAACTGCAACACTTGAACCTCAGTAGGTCTTTGCACAATCACTCCACCACAGATGAGCTTCTAAATTTCCTGCACAGCAGGAACCTCGTCCAGCTGACAGTCTTGGATCTGTCCAACAATGACCTTGTGATTCTTCCCAGTGATATATTCACTGGTCTTTCCAGCCTGGTCAGCCTCAGCCTGCAGAACAGCTCCATCATCAACATCCACAACGGGACTCTCAGAGTGCCCCCATTGCGTGACCTTGACCTGAGGAACAACAGCCTGAAAGATCTGTCCAGCATCATGATGGCAGAGTTCAGCCTTAAGCCCGACCTCCGCATCCAGCTGGCAGGGAACCCCTGGCATTGCAACTGCTTTATCGAGGACACGCTGATGTGGCTGAAGAACTCCACTCAGGTCGTCGACGTCCAGAACCTGACCTGCACGAACCCCAAGGACCTGAGACGCCAGCCACTTCTGCAGTTGGAGAAGTACGAGCTGAAGTGCTCGATGGAGATGAAGGGCGTGCTGGGGACTTCTTACGTGTTCCTGGGACTGGTGCTGGCCCTGATTGGTGTCATATTCCTGCTGGTGCTCTACCTGAACAGAAAGGGCATCAAACGGTGGATGTACAACATCCGGGATGCTTGTAGGGACCACATGGAGGGGTATCATTACAGGTATGAGATAAACTCTGACCCACGTTTGGCCAACCTGAGCATCAATTCAGATGTGTGA